The segment AGTTGATCCCCTGCCTAGGTACAAGCTCTAGAAACTGACCCTTCAGTAGATAAAACAGATTGGGTGCATTGGAAAAGCAATCACTGAAGAGCCTGGATGGGATGGCGTATTGCCAAGAATACCCAATTGCCCTTGAAATATAGTGACGTGGTTAATGCAGTAACAGCATGACCTATGTGTTCTAAACAATGCCCAAAGCAACAGCCAAAGGAGTTAGGGGGCATCCATTGGAGTTCCCAACCAGTGATGGATTGGTTGTTGAAACATACTCTACTTGGAGTGGACCATGCACCATTAAAAAAGGGAAGaaggtgggaattccctggtggtcccatggttaggactctactctttcactgttgagggtgcaggtttgacccctggtcagggaactaagatcccaaaagttatgtggccaaaaaaaagaaagagagagaaatgaaggtCTGGTCCGGCATACACAGCACCTCCCACCATGCCGCCGTGCTCACACCTGACAGTGCTGCATCCTTGGTCAATGCGCATGGCATGCACAACCAGGTCAAGTACCTAAGCCTGCCGCCGTCTTCTCTTCAGGGCCATGTGAGCGCATTCTGTGCTCACTGTCACAAATCATTAGACTGCAGTCTCTGTTCCCTCCTTTGGCCTAGGGAAAGTTACAGCACACACATGCCCTTACTGACGGCACCTAGCAAGCCTTAAATGATAACCAACAAAGCCCGTCCTGAGGTCTCTAATGAGAAAGCTGTCCTCCAAAATAGGATGCCTCTGGACATTatcgcggagaaggcaatggcaccccactccagtactcttgcctggagaatcccatggatggaggagcctggagggctgcagtccatggggtcgctgagggtcggacacgactgagcgacttcacttttacttttcactttcatgcattggagaaggaaatggcaacccactccagtgttcttgcctggagaatcctggggacggcggagcctggtgggctgccgtctatggggttgcacagagtcggacatgactgaagcgacttagcagtagcagcaggacaTTATCATGCAAGGCACCTGTGCCATTACCCAGAGTACTGTGTGTTCGTACCTGCCAAGTCTGCTAATGCATCTTCTTTATTAAGCTCCTCCTGGAGCACCCCTACTACTTTCCTCTGTTTGCAACCTCCCCATCTGGTTTCTGTCtccacccctcctccagccccaacCTCCGAGGAAATCAGATCGTCTCTGCAACCCTGCAGGCCCTTTCAGTGGCTCCTGCCACTCCAGCTCCTTTTGCCGGCTTCCGGAAGGAGGTCAGCTAGACCTCCTGGTGAGAGTCAGCTTCTGGGTGGGTCAGGATCCCTCCTGTTGAGTGTTGTCTAGGGCAGGGGGCAAGGAGGGGATGAGTGGGGCTGTTTCCTTTTCACTCATTTAGCCTTGTTTCTTTTTTACACATCTGGCTTCTACAGGGGAACACAATGACAATAGTAATACCCCTAGTAGTAACAATGTTAGACAGTGCCTGCTATTAAGACCTCTAATACCAGCAATTTGAGGCACTATCTCAGTTCATTCTTGTCACAATCCATGATATGTGTGTGCCTAcagcgctcagttgtgtctgattctttgtgactccatggactgtaagccctccaggctcctctgtccgtggaattctccaggccagaatactggagtggcttgtcatttcctacttctggagatcttcctgacccagggaccgaaccagtgtctcctgcattagcaggcggattctttaccactgcaccacctgagaagcccccacatAGGTATCATAcccatttttcaggtaagaaaacagactcagagagggTCAGAACGTTGCCTAAGCTTCCGTGACTCTTGGGAGCCACGTTACAAGCCGACTCTCCCCCGCCAGGTCCACCTAACTCTAATGGCTGCAGACACCCCTAGGCCAAAAATATAGGGAATGCTCTCCCTGCCCTTCGGCGAACTTGAGGCCTGACCTTAGGCTAGCTCCTTCCCTTTCTGGGCCTAGGTTTCCGGAGGCATCACTCGGGCTAACACTGTCTTTCGCGATCATCCACCCACTGTGCGCGCCCGTGGTCACGCAGGTGCAGCCCAGTCAAAGCCCCTTTCCGTTACCCAAACGCACCCCACCCCCGGGGCCGCAAAGGAGAGCGCGGGAGACAGCAGCGGATTAGGCCTTTATTGCGGAGCGAGAGAAGCGCGGAGCTCAGATGCCCCTAGTTTACCGGCTTCGGCCTCCGCCCCGGCGCCGTCGGAGCCCTCGGCGGCCTTGTCGTGGAACGCTGACTTGTGCGCAGCGGCGACGTAGCTGGAGCCGCTGGGGTCGGAGAAGCGCAGCTGCACCAGTGGCAGGAATCGCTCGGTGGTGAAGTAGCGTAGGGCCGGGCGCGGGGCGCATAGCGCCTGGAGGAAGACCTGCAGCAGCGGGAGGAGGCGCGCTGGCCGGGGCTGGGCTGGAGAACCCGGGGGTCACCCCGCTCCCGCAGTCCTGCTCGGCGCTTACCTCGACCACCTCCTCCGGGTCCTGACCCGCCTCACGTATGACCCTCTCGCAGTGGCGACGGTAGCGGTTGAAGAGGTCGCGAGTCTCGACGTCCGCGCGGTCCAGCATCCCGCCCAGGCCGCCCTCCACCTTCTCGGGGAAGGGGGTGTGCACCGGGCCACATTCGATGAGGCTCACGCTGCGGGCCGGAGAGCGGCGAGTGAGCGCGGGCGGATGCAAGCCCGGAAGGGAGGGCCAGAGGGGGCCTCGGGCTGCATTTATTTGAAAGCGGGTTTACAGCCGGAAAAGCGCCCCCATATCCCTTGGAGGTTGTGAGAGAGGCTCTGGCGTCAGAATGCCAACCTGGCCGGGTCACTTAAAACGGTGTGACCTTGGGTCAGTCACCGAGCCTCTCTGGGCCTGAGCTGTCCAATACCGACGCCTCACCAGCAGGGTGGACAGGTGGAACGAGAGGACGCGTGCCAAGCGCCCTGTATTGTGCCTGGCGCACAAGCAACGGGAGCCGCACTGGGGAAAATGCCTGAGAGCGGTTCCAACAAGATGGGGTGCTGAGATTCCCAAAGTCAGGGGTCAGGGGGCCCCCGGGGCAGGGCGGTGACTCACTGGACCCCGAAGGGCTGCAGCAGAATCGCCAGACTCTCGCACAAACCCTCGAGCGCGAACTTGCTGGCGCAGTAAACGGCGTTGAAGGGAAGCGCTGGGAGGGAGAGGAGTCTGCTGGGGCGCGTCCGGGAGGGGGTCTGCGGGGAGGGGCGCCGGAGGGTCCCGGGGCAGcctcaccaggcccctcccctttTATTGGACACCCTCCTCCCCATCGCTCCTGATGagccacccccgccccgcgcgcctCTGGCCCTTGGCCGCGTTCCGCTCACCCATCAAGCCGCCTATGCTCCCGGTCACCAATATGCGTCCCGAGCGGCGGCGCTTCATGTCCGGCAGGAAGGCCTGCAGCATCCGCACGGTCCCCGTTAGGTTCACGTCCAGCACGGCGTCCACGCTGCCCTCCTTGTGTGCCTCCAGCGGCCCCACCAGGCCCCGGCCTGCGTTACACACTGCGGGGAGAGAGACCCGACCCCGCCGCCTCACGCACggccctccttccctcctgtccCCCCGTGCTCCGTGGGCTTCTGGACATCTTGGTTTGGACACAGAGTGAAGAAGGCTCTTGGGCTTGTTTTGCGGGGAGGCTCACCCAGCACGTCCACGCGGCCCTCGGTCACGCGTGCCTGGGCAGCGGCTATGGAATCTGCATCCCTCACGTCCAGCTGCAACGTCTCCAGGGAGCCGGGAAGGCACCCTCGGGACTGGGCGGCCTCCAACAGTGGGCCTTGTGACGCCAGGTCCCTCAGCGTGGCATACACTGGAGGTTCAGGGAGAGGACAAGGCTCTGAATTCCGGTCTTTCAGCCTTACTTAGGCCGGGAAGGAGTTGCTCCCTTCTCTCCACCCCGTTCCATCAGGTACCTTTGAAGCTCTGGGACGGGTCGGACGCCAGTCGCAGGGCCAGGTGTAGGCCAATGCCGGAGGAACAGCCGGTGATGAGTACCACAGTGCGGTCCATTGGGATGTGCGCAGGGAGAGACCCCGGAAATGCTGGGCTCTGGTCTCCGGGGATGGATATCACCTGCTTCGCTCCGCCCCTGCCCTCCAGGGTCCCCACCCCTTTATTATGTCTGCAGCACAATCTCAAGGCTGAGCCCTCCTGTGGGTCCCTGGCCTGCTCTCCAGGTCAAGGCAGAGAAGAGGGCCCCTGGCTTAGAAAGCCCCTTCTTTAAGTTGTTAGTCAGAGGGAGGGTGAAGTTTTTCAAACAGGAGGTATGAAGCTCCCATGTGGGCGCTGAGTGCCCTGGGCAGATCTTGCCTTGGCAAGCCTCTGTCCCAGCAAGCCTCTGTACCACAGGGACAATTTTTTGCCAAAGTTAGCGGCTGAGGGTGTGAAAGTGTTTTGGAAGGGTATTCTTGGTTCAAAGGtcaggtgtgtatatgtgtgttcagttgctgggtggtgtctgactctttgccaccccatggactgtagctagccaggctcctctgtccatggagttctccaggagtgggttgcatttcctactccaggggatcttcttgacccagggatccaacccatgtctcttgtgtcccctgcattggcaggtggattctttaccactgcgccacctgggaagcctcaaagATCAGGAGTTAGTATTAAAGCTGAGGAAGCTTGGTGGCTGAGTGAACCAGGAAGCAGCCTGATCTGGCTTTGACTGGTGAGGGCTGTGATCCAAccttggaggaggaggaaaggcgTGAACACGCACCAATGAGTGAAGACGAGCTGATCAACTTAATAGATGGTGTTTTGAGAGACAAGAACACGACAGATATAGGAACTATGCTGAGTGGCAAAAATCACTGCAGCAGACTTGATGTGGCCATGTGCTAGTTAGATGCTAATGTGACCCATTCTAATGTGATGGAAGGCTTTTGGTAATGCAGAATAACCCACTTTCAAAACAATACCAAACAGGTATTTTGGTAAAAACCTGTAGCAGCTTGTTACATTAGGgtgagaaaagagaaatcaaaaagcagagaaaggggACATATTGTAGTCCCCAAGTTCTGTTAAATCTCTAACTGGGCAAGGGTCTGATCAAAGAGTTCTTTTAAGAATATTGGATACTTGGAGATGAGCACTCAGAAACTGGACTGGAGAATGCTGCCAGGCTCTTGATTTTAATTTAAGCTACGCGTAAAGTATAACAAACTTTTGTTAACCAGACACATTTTTCAGTAACAGAAAGAATGGAATAAATGCCAGATATTTCCCCTGGGGATGTCCTGTCTCTTCAGGGAAATGTGTTCTGTATTCTGTAAATTTTCCCCTGGCCTAAATTAAATGATTATTTGTTCCAGACAAAGGAGTATTTATTAGACTATTTCAAAGTGACACCATcagggcttcctggatggctctgtggtaaagaatcctcctgccaacgcaggagacatgggttcaatccctcatccagGATGATcacacatgcctcagagcaactaagcccgggagccacaaccactgagctcaTGTGCCCTAGAGtccttgctctgcaacaagagaggtgactacagtgagaagcccgtcACTGGAACTGGAGAATAACCCCCACGACTGAAACTAGAGAAGAGTTCACACAGCaatagacccagcacagccaaaaaagaaaaagtcacaccAGCAGAAAAATGTCAAATAGTTCAGCTAGACACAGTCTCTTAAGATTCTGTATGTCCTGGCACTTTAGAAATGATATGCCACTGATGTAAGTGATtcacctttttcattttttcaatattttatcaatATAAAACTACTGCCACATCCtttggaattcccaggtggctcagtgcctgccaatgcaggagatgcaggagattcatgtttgatccttgggtagggaagatccatcggaagaggaaaatggcaacctactccagtattgttgtctggagaataccatggacagaggagccaggggggctacggtccatggggtggcagagtcagacttgactaagCACGTGTGAGCACGCCGTATCCTACACTTTTTTCTTCAACTAGGAGTGTTCTCAAATCTTAAAGTgttcttgggacttctctggtggtccagtggctaagacttctgcttccaatgcagagggcctgggttcagtccctggtcagggaactagaatccacatgccacaactaagagttcgcatgctatGACTAAAGACCTCACATGCCGCAAGGGAGATGGAAGATCTTCCgtgtcacagctaagacccagggcagccaaataaataaattttaaaaattaaagtattctGTTTCTCATCATTAGCAAATGTTTTAGCTttctaaatatttgtatttaactgttgcttctagggttttgtttttgtagtttAGAAACTCTTAGGGATATAAAGACTTTTATCCTTTCTGCTTGAAACAGCAGGGGTGAACACTAGCCAGACTAGCCTAAGTGAAAAATGAGGATTCTTCACTAAGCACAGTGATTAACCTGATATAAGTTAGATTTGGAAGGAATGTTTTAATTACCTCTTCTAGCCTGAATACATGAATTCTTTCAGATCAGGAAAGACTAgacaaagcagcagcagctgattatAATTTGGTTTATGGCCTGTCAGATGTGCTGTGATAGGAAATCTGAAATGAcggttaaaggggaaaaaagttcCATAAAATTTGCTGTAAGTGATATAGAGGCTTGTTTTCTGAAGTATTCttataagaaaaacaagtatttgtAAAATGGTTTCCGTGTCAAGTATTTGTCAATTAAAGCTGAACTGTATTCTATTCttgttatatttcattattttgaaagatTTATATAATCAATTCTGGATGTATGAccaataaaactaataaaacacTGAGGAAGCCAAGGCAAGAGGGCAGGGAGACCTGACCTCACCAGTGTCCAGGCTACAGACCCGAGTCCTCGCTGGCATCATGACATtgacattctttttttgtttttctttttgctgtgccacatggcaagtgggatcttagttccctgaccagggatggagcctgcaccccctacagtggaaacaaggcgtcttaaccactggaccgcaagAATCCAGCACTGACATTCTGACACACCCATCCAGGTGATTTACCAGTTTATTAAGTTGTATTAAAACAGTACTTTGATCCCGAATTTGGGATGTGGGGGAAGGCAGCTCAGCCCCTCCAGACAGTCCGCGCCTGACCCCATGGGTCAGTGAGTTCCTTCACTCAGGCCTGCGGTGCTCCTGTGACGcctgcccagccccaggccctggaAACCCGCTCAGGTTTGGAGTCTGGGGAGAAGGTGGCTTGAGAGTGGTTAACTGTCAGAAGGAGACAGCCCGGGGGTAATATTTGAGGAAGAGCTTCTTGACCAGGTCCACCGTGTCTCCTTCAGGCTGGCTAGGATACCTCCTTTTGTCAAGGACAAAGGTCTGTTCGAGTTGGAAGGCGTTCCTGTCAAACTGGTGCTGCTGGAAGGGGACACCCTGGACCAGGCTCTCCACCAGCGTCTCTGTGAAGAGCCGCCAGCGGGGGGCGTAGTAGTCAGCCACCAGTCCTGCCAGCTGCTTGTTGGCGTAGTCTAGGATGTTGCCCTCCGGCCCCCACAGGGTCAGCTGGTAGCGGCTGTTCTGCTCATAGAAATGGGCCTCAGTCTCACTGACCGCTGCCTGTCGGGCCTGCTCCAGCCAGCTGCCCAGCAGGAAGTGGCAGTCACTGGCCAGCACCTGGTCAAGGGCAGGCAGGAGCTCGTAGGCCAGGATGCCTCCTGCCCTCGTCAGGGGAACCAGCTCCTTCTTCAGATAGGCTGTCCTCATCTCTTCGTAGTACAAGCTGACCAGCTCCTGGACTGCCTGGCGGGTCACGTCTACCAGGTCGTAGCGGAAGGCCGGGCTGCTGGCCAGGGTGGAGGTGGCTGCCAGCAGCAGCCGCCAGGCTTCAAATACATCTGATCGGTTGTACCAGACAGTGGTGACCATCTGTAGGGATGGTCGCCTGACCAGCGGGCTGTGATTGTGTCCCCGGCACTCTTCGCCCGAGCAGTTGTAGACACTCCTTAGCAGCAGCCGCCACGCTGCCTCTGCATCCCCATGGGAGACCCCATACCGCCGGGCTGCAAAGCTGGTTACCCAGGCCCCCAAATCAGCCACTGGGTCCTTCTGCCAGCCCAGCTCAGCCATGAGGGCGTAGACCACCTCGTTCTGGCCAATGCCCTCAGGGGCCATGCCCGTGCCTACCATGGTGGAGTTGGGGAAGCGGCGGGCGGTTGTGGGGCCTTGGTTCACAGACTCTAGGGCCCCGAACAGGCCATGGTTGCCCCCGAAGTTATGCAGCATGCACCAGATGAAGGGCTGGCCCTGGAAGGAGGCTGTGCGGACGTACACGGGCTGGCTCTCAGCGAACAGGTCCAGAACGAGGAGGCGGCCACGGGGCACGGCACCCAGCACAGCCGCCACCTGGGCGGGCCCCCAGAACTCAGGCTGGTGCTGGAAGAGCCAGCCTTGGAGCAGCCACACAGCGTCAGGGTCCACTGTGGGAGGCAGAGGACAGGAGGGTGATGAGAGGAGAGAGGGGGCAGGGAGTATtcaccccactttacagatgaagaaacagaggtccagagaagttaaatgactcTATCACACTCTATCATGTCCCTGTAAATCATCCCCCCACCCGCATTATCAGGACATTTCATCACACATACCCTTCCCCCGGGACTACCAGTTGAGTACTGCAAAGCTTCAGGGAGCATCAGAATTACCCAGAGGGCTGGGCCCCAGCCCCCCTCATTCTGATTCAGGAGATGGGGGAGGTTGAGAACCTGCAATCCGACAGGCCCTGGGGTGACGCTGCTGGTCCCAGACCACACTTGGAGCACTGCTGCTCAAGGAAGCCTGAGCCAATTCACCCCAATCTGCCCCTTCCCAGCTGACACAGAGGCCTCCCCAAGCCATCTCTGACCtggcccttctcctgccctcccctGTTAGTGGCTGGGAGGAGTGCTGTGTTCATATCTGTGTACCAGGAAGGGCACCTTATTGATTGGGGGCACATCTCTAACCTCTAGCCTACcagcatacatgtgtgtgtgtgttaagccacttagtcatgtccaactcttggcaaccctgtggactgtagccctccaggctcctctgtccatggaattctccaggcaagaatactggagaggatatgcacaccttcctccaggggatcttcccaacccagggattgaacccgttatctcttgtgtctcctgcattggcaggcaggttctttaccactagcgccacctgagaagccctcagcATGGAGGTAGAgaccaaataaaaaattttcaataGTCAGCACTTAATGACACTTTACTCTGGGCTGGGCATCAGTCTATTTATGAGCGAGCCCCTTTTGCAGATGAAGCAGCCAAGGTACTGGGAGGGAGGGGATCTGCTGCAAGTCTTGCAGGCAGGATGTGGCAGGGCCGGTGAGGAAGCAGGGTGTCCGCTCCAGGGCTCACCTCTCAACCACAGCGTGACTAAATGAGATGATGTTTGTGTACAAGTGCTTGGGAAATGGTAAAGTGCTGTGTGTCACAGTGAGGTGTTACAAttccccatccctcctcccaaCCCCCTGACCTCTGCCACCTCCATCTCGAGggcccaggggacttccctttctCACCTCCCACTGGCACTGTACCTGCGGTCATGGCCTGGTAGACAGCGGCGGTGGCTGCAGCCAGGTAAGAGGGCTTCGAGGACGCGGGCTGCATCTCGTTGAAAGTGTCAGCCCCGTAGATGTGGTCCGTGCCGAACTCTTTGGTCAGCTCCCGCAGGAAAAGGCTCCCCACGAGGGGGAAGAGGGGATCTTCTGGAgccaggaggaaggagcaggAGTAGGAGCAGTTGAAATGGCCCCAGCTGCCCATCTGGGTGACATTGACCTGAGGGAACACCCTAGTGCGGGGGAGGGGGTGACAGTTCAGACATTTACCAGAGCCCGATGCAGTACTTTCCTCTAGCCTCACTGACACCTGCCGTTCCGGGAGCCCTCAtgcctctgggcctttgcccATGCTGTGCCCTGGGCCTGGAGCTCTTGCTTCCCCCCTCCCTGCTGATGCATCTGGTTACTCCTTGACATCCTTTTCGTGTCCCCTGTCTGGAAAGCTTTGGctgtctctcctcctcccacagaggaagagatggttggatggcatcaccaaccaatggacatgagtttaagcaaactccaggagatattgaaTGCCAGGGAAGGGAAgtctggcgttctgcagtccacagggtggcaaagggtcggacaggactgagtgacggaacaacAAGAAGCCCTTCCCTCTGGCTTAAATAAATGACACCACCTCTGCGCTGAGCCCTTgctgcccctcccttccccaaGCAGAAGTGACCTTGATGGAGAATTGGGCCACATCCATTCCTTATCACTGGGTTGTATCCCCCTAGTAACGTGTCTCCCACCAGGAGCAGGGTCTCTGTGCACCTTCGTGGCTgcatccccagcccccagcccagggcctgcTCTGGCAGCCCCAGACAGTCTGACAAACGTTGGCTAAATGTACGAATGAGTTTCTTGCCGCCGAGCTGAGAAGGCCAAGGAGTGGCCAGTGGGGCCAGCAGCATGTGCTGAGCGCTGAGGGCAGTAGGAACCAGGCACTTATAGGCCCAAGGGAGGTGATAACTGATGCTCGGGGCCCCTGGCAAGgcttcctgaaggagaggaggtcTCAGTTGGGCCTTGAAGAAATTGACCAGCCACAGCTGAGGATGTGTGTAGCACAGAGGAGCAGAGGAGCACTCCTACCATCACTAAGAGCTGCCATTTGCTAAGACTCTGTGCCAAGCCATACATatattttacaagtgaggaaactgaggcccagagcagtcaaggtcacatggctagtCAGTAACAtaaccaggaatcaagcccaggcCTACATCCAGAGCTTGAGTTTTTCTTCAAATAGTGTCTCGCAGGGGAACATATATTCTCTCTCTGAGCTGAATGGGGAGGGGGTGGATGGGGGGTACATCACCTGGTGAGAGCCTTGGGGACATGCCCTGCAAACGCCGGCAGCACAGGGATCATACCAAATGAGCGCATCCGGTCAAGGATCCGATGCTGGGAGGAACAGAAGGGGTGGTG is part of the Bubalus kerabau isolate K-KA32 ecotype Philippines breed swamp buffalo chromosome 4, PCC_UOA_SB_1v2, whole genome shotgun sequence genome and harbors:
- the HSD17B1 gene encoding 17-beta-hydroxysteroid dehydrogenase type 1, with protein sequence MDRTVVLITGCSSGIGLHLALRLASDPSQSFKVYATLRDLASQGPLLEAAQSRGCLPGSLETLQLDVRDADSIAAAQARVTEGRVDVLVCNAGRGLVGPLEAHKEGSVDAVLDVNLTGTVRMLQAFLPDMKRRRSGRILVTGSIGGLMALPFNAVYCASKFALEGLCESLAILLQPFGVHVSLIECGPVHTPFPEKVEGGLGGMLDRADVETRDLFNRYRRHCERVIREAGQDPEEVVEVFLQALCAPRPALRYFTTERFLPLVQLRFSDPSGSSYVAAAHKSAFHDKAAEGSDGAGAEAEAGKLGASELRASLAPQ
- the NAGLU gene encoding alpha-N-acetylglucosaminidase codes for the protein MEAMGVAAALGFLLLTAGGSTGDEAREAAAVRELLVRLLGPGPAAAFSVSVERSLATESGLDTYRLSGGGAGTRVQVLGSTGVAAAAGLHRYLRDFCGCHVAWSGSQLRLPQPLPAVPEELTEATPNRYRYYQNVCTQSYSFLWWDWARWEQEIDWMALNGINLALAWSGQEAIWQRVYLALGLTQTEIDEYFTGPAFLAWGRMGNLHTWSGPLPPSWHLKQLYLQHRILDRMRSFGMIPVLPAFAGHVPKALTRVFPQVNVTQMGSWGHFNCSYSCSFLLAPEDPLFPLVGSLFLRELTKEFGTDHIYGADTFNEMQPASSKPSYLAAATAAVYQAMTAVDPDAVWLLQGWLFQHQPEFWGPAQVAAVLGAVPRGRLLVLDLFAESQPVYVRTASFQGQPFIWCMLHNFGGNHGLFGALESVNQGPTTARRFPNSTMVGTGMAPEGIGQNEVVYALMAELGWQKDPVADLGAWVTSFAARRYGVSHGDAEAAWRLLLRSVYNCSGEECRGHNHSPLVRRPSLQMVTTVWYNRSDVFEAWRLLLAATSTLASSPAFRYDLVDVTRQAVQELVSLYYEEMRTAYLKKELVPLTRAGGILAYELLPALDQVLASDCHFLLGSWLEQARQAAVSETEAHFYEQNSRYQLTLWGPEGNILDYANKQLAGLVADYYAPRWRLFTETLVESLVQGVPFQQHQFDRNAFQLEQTFVLDKRRYPSQPEGDTVDLVKKLFLKYYPRAVSF